The window AGGACGACCACGCCGTCGCCCTCATGGCCCACCAGGGCCGCCCCGGACGTGACACGTTCATCTCGCTCGAGAGCCACGCCGCGGTGCTGGCCGACCATCTCGGCCAGGACGTCGACGTCGACTTCGTCGCCGACACCTACGGCGAGGAGGCCCTCGCCGCCATCGACGCCCTCGAGTCGGGTGACGTCCTGTTGCTCGAGAACGTCCGCATGTGCGAGGACGAACTCCCCGAGAAGGATCCCGAGGCGCACGCCGAAAGTGAGTTCGTCCGAACACTCGCGCCACGGTTCAATGCCTACGTCAACGACGCCTACTCGGCGGCCCACCGCGCCCACGCCTCGCTCGTGGGCTTCCCGCTCCTCTTGGACGCCTACGCGGGGCCGGTGATGGACGCCGAGTACACCGCCAACTCCGCAATTCAGGGGCGGACGTTCGACGGCCCGGTTACGATGGTTCTCGGCGGCACGAAAGCCGAGGATCTCATCCCCGTCATCGAGGAGGTCGAGGACACCGTCGACCGGTTCTGTCTCGGTGGCATCGTCGGCGAACTCTTCTGTCGGGCGGCCGGCCACGACGTCGGCTACGACGTCGACGACACCGAGTTCTTCGACCACCAGTGGGACGACCACGCCGAAACGATCGAACGCATCCTCGAGACCTACGGTGACCGCCTCACCCTCGCCACCGACCTCGCCTACGAGGACGCAGATGGCGAGCGCGCCGAAGTCGCCCTCGAGGGACTCGAGAAGGACACCTCCTATCTCGACGTCGGCAGCGAGACGGCGGACACCTACGCCGATCTCGTCCGCGAATCCGATGCGGTCTTCGTCAAGGGTGCACTCGGCGTCTTCGAGGACGAACGGTTCGCCCACGGCACCGTCGAAGTCCTCAGCGCTATCGCCGAGACCGACTGCTTCTCCGTCGTCGGCGGCGGGGACACCTCCCGCGCCATCGGGATGTACGGTCTCGACGAGAACGATTTCTCCCACGTCTCCATCGCCGGCGGCGCGTACGTCCGTGCGCTCACCGGCGACTCACTGATCGGCGTCGAGGTGCTCGAGGACGCGGTCTGATTTTCTCTCACTGAGGTTCACTCTTGTCGACCGGTCAGTCGCTGATCGTCCCCTCGAGTGAGCCCAGTACCGACCCGTCGAACCGACACTTTGGGATCGCGAGTTTCGGTGTGACCTCGTCACCTGTTCTCCCGGCCGAATCCCACTATCGAATCCCCCTCCGCTGTCGACCGCCGCTCCACTATCGGCCACTCCTCCACTGGCGACAACCGACCCTGCCTCGAGGTCGACGACGAGATCGGCGTACTGCTCGAGATAGCGCCGATTCGCTGGCCGCTCTCCCTCGGTCACACAGACGAATACGGCCAGGGCATCGATGTCACCTGTTCGCGTCGCCACAGTTGACAGAAAGTCGAGATACGGCTCCCGATCGGCTCCCTCGAGACTGTTGGCCGTCTCGATCAGTAGCGTCGCCCTGTCGGGCAGTTTGTCGATCAGGACGAGCGCCTCGTCGATGCGTGCAGCCGCGTTTTCTCCCTCCAGCATACGAACCGTCGGCGCGCCGGTCTCGGTTGCCGTTCGCTCGAGTCCTCTCGTCACGTTCGCGACCGGGCGGTCGGTGCTGAGATACAGCGTTCCGCGGGGTGCGGTGAGCCGAGCGACGTGGTGGTCGAGCGACCCCGCTGCCGGCCCGCGCAAGGCCACCACCGACCCCGGCGGCACGCCACCATCGAGTACCCGATCGAGCGGCTCGAGGTCGGCGCGTGACGTGAGGCGATGGGAGACGATCACGTCAGACTGTGAGACACCGACGGCCGGGACGGCGCTCGGTCGCTGGCTAGCCGAGACGAGACTGACGCCCGGTGCCCGGCCGCGCGTGAGGATCGTTTCCAGCGCGGACTGTGCGACCCCGTCGAAGAACGTGTGGGCTTCGTCGAGCAAGAGCCAGGGGAGTCGGTCGATGGTTTCCTCTATGCGTGCCCGGTACAGCGTCTCACCGACCCCACGAACGACGGCGTTCATCGCGGCGTCGTCCAACCCGGAGACGTCGAGGACGGACACCTCGCTTCCAGCGAGGTCGGCTGCGGTGAGTCCGTCGTGATCGAATACCCCCCAGGAACTGGCGAGCTCGAGGTGGGGGACGAGGTGTTCGTCATCGGGGAAGCGACAGTGGTGGCTGGTATGGGCGAGCGGACACCGACTCGACGATCTAACGAGCTACCTGAGGTGGTCACGTGAGTGCCAGTGGGGTGGTGACGGTACCAGCGGTCGTGTCGCCGTGGACGCAGACGGCACTTGTCTCCATCCTCGGGCTGTCTCTCCTGGCCGGCGTGATGGCAACCAGGTGTACGTTCGTCCATCGCTGGGCGACGACCTGGGCGATTCCGGTCGGCGCTGCCATCCTGCTTGGCATCACGTTGCCATCGATCGTCCTGACGATGGATGTGTTGCTCCGGGGACAGTTCATCGATCCAGCCCCGGCTGTCGGCGAGGCCAGTGCGCTCTACATCGTGGGGGTGGTGACTGGTGGTGTCGTCGTCTCGTTCGGTGGCCGGTACGCGGGTGACCACCTCGGCTGTAGCACGTTCGACATCTCCCGGATCGATACTGGTGGGGAGGTCACGACACTGATTCAATCGGCGGGCGTTGCCATTGCACTCACCCTTCCAACCGAACTCGCGGACGTCGATGGCTATCCGCCGGTCGCTGTGGAACGAAAACGTACGATCGCCGGTCGAACACCCCTGTTTCCGCGTCACCTCTCACGATCCGACCTCGAGAAGCGCCTGCGTACGCGCCTCGAGGAGGACTTCGACCTCGGGCGCGTCACCGTGGCGGTCGACGATGACGGCTCGATAGACGCATTTGCCGTCGGTGGCCGCCGAGCGGGGCTGAGTCCGACGACTCCACCGTCGATGGAGGCCGTCGCCGTCGTCACAGATTGTACACCGGCGGTGAGTACCGGCGATCCGATCGAACTCTGGGCCGGTGCCGACGACGGCGTGCGCCTCGTCTCGACTGGGATCGTCCATGCGGCTGATACCGACGTCGTCACTGTCGTCCTCGAGTCCGGTGTGGCTTCGATGATCGACGACGACACGGCCACGTACCGGCTGACGACGGCTGCAGATACTTCGACTGATGTACACGAACTGATCGGACTCACGCGTGTGGCGGCCGATCGGGTGGTGAAGCGAACGGTCGAGCCTGGAGCGGCAATCGATGGAGAGTTCGTCACCTGGGTGTCCGACACGGTACTCCTCATCGAACGAGATGGCGAGTGTCTCCCGTTCCCCGATGGACGAGAGACGATCACGGCCGGTGATACCGTCCACACCTTCGTCCCTGCCGCGGAACGGCGAGGAGCGTCCTCGGTAATCGGATCGGGGCGTGATCCATGAGCCTCGCTGGCTCCTTTTGGGGTTCGAACGGACGGTCGACTCGTCCAGGCGTGTCCGATTTTATATCCGAACGGGCGGGAGTGACGCCCATGGTCGAGGTCGATTCGAGGAAGACGGGCAGGGCGGGTGTGGCGTTCGTGCGAGTGGTCGTCACGAACACGCAGACGACGCCACAGCACGTTCGCCTCCGCAGTACCCTCTCCGGCCCGATCTGGGTGCCACGGCGGGGTGACCTACCCGCGCCCGAGTGGGCTGGTGACGTCTGGGAAGCAACCCTCGAGCCGGGACGCTGTCGTGGGTTCGGATTCGAAA of the Natronosalvus vescus genome contains:
- a CDS encoding phosphoglycerate kinase, with amino-acid sequence MFKTIDDLEPGQRLLVRVDLNAPVEDGVAQDNRRFASHADSIRRLLEDDHAVALMAHQGRPGRDTFISLESHAAVLADHLGQDVDVDFVADTYGEEALAAIDALESGDVLLLENVRMCEDELPEKDPEAHAESEFVRTLAPRFNAYVNDAYSAAHRAHASLVGFPLLLDAYAGPVMDAEYTANSAIQGRTFDGPVTMVLGGTKAEDLIPVIEEVEDTVDRFCLGGIVGELFCRAAGHDVGYDVDDTEFFDHQWDDHAETIERILETYGDRLTLATDLAYEDADGERAEVALEGLEKDTSYLDVGSETADTYADLVRESDAVFVKGALGVFEDERFAHGTVEVLSAIAETDCFSVVGGGDTSRAIGMYGLDENDFSHVSIAGGAYVRALTGDSLIGVEVLEDAV